Proteins from a genomic interval of Gordonia sp. SL306:
- the purH gene encoding bifunctional phosphoribosylaminoimidazolecarboxamide formyltransferase/IMP cyclohydrolase has protein sequence MNAQSPTGSSRRPIRRALVSVYDKTGLADLASTLHGAGVEIVSTGSTAKTIADAGVPVVEVSTLTGFPECLDGRVKTLHPMVHAGILADSRKQGHVDQLAELGIAAFDLVIVNLYPFTETVASGAGPDECVEQIDIGGPSMVRGAAKNHPTVAVVVNPGDYGVVQDAVTAGGFSLDERKVLAAKAFRHTADYDVAVASWMSSVVAPSSDSEIFPDWVGATWNRSSLLRYGENPHQAAALYLSEAGGGLASAEQLHGKEMSYNNYTDADAAWRSAHDFDAPAVAIIKHANPCGIAVGDDIAEAHRKAHACDPVSAYGGVIAANREITVEMAEQVAEIFTEVVIAPGFADGALSVLTRKKNIRVLTAPAPQRAGVETKPISGGLLMQQRDVLDADGDDPANWTLAAGAPAEPATLADLEFAWRACRSVKSNAILLADGGASVGVGMGQVNRVDSAHLAIKRAGDRATGSVAASDAFFPFPDGLQVLIAGGVRAVVQPGGSIRDNEVIEAASEAGVTLYLTGARHFAH, from the coding sequence GTGAACGCACAGAGCCCCACCGGCAGCTCCCGACGCCCGATCCGCCGCGCGCTGGTCAGTGTCTATGACAAGACCGGACTCGCCGACCTCGCGTCGACGCTGCATGGTGCAGGCGTCGAGATCGTGTCCACCGGTTCCACGGCGAAAACGATTGCCGACGCCGGGGTCCCGGTGGTCGAGGTGTCGACGCTGACCGGGTTCCCCGAATGCCTGGACGGACGGGTCAAGACCCTGCATCCGATGGTGCACGCCGGCATCCTCGCGGACAGCCGTAAGCAGGGTCACGTCGACCAGCTCGCCGAGCTCGGTATCGCGGCATTCGACCTGGTCATCGTCAACCTGTATCCGTTCACCGAGACCGTCGCGTCGGGGGCGGGGCCGGACGAGTGCGTCGAGCAGATCGACATCGGCGGACCCTCGATGGTCCGTGGTGCTGCCAAGAACCACCCGACGGTCGCCGTCGTGGTGAACCCCGGCGACTACGGCGTGGTGCAGGACGCGGTGACGGCAGGCGGTTTCAGCCTCGACGAACGTAAGGTGCTGGCGGCCAAGGCATTCCGTCACACCGCCGATTACGACGTCGCGGTCGCATCGTGGATGTCCAGCGTGGTTGCGCCGTCGTCGGATTCCGAGATCTTCCCCGACTGGGTCGGCGCGACCTGGAACCGGTCGTCGTTGTTGCGCTACGGCGAGAACCCGCATCAGGCGGCAGCCCTCTACCTCAGCGAGGCGGGCGGTGGACTGGCGTCCGCGGAGCAGTTGCACGGCAAGGAGATGAGCTACAACAACTACACCGATGCCGATGCGGCATGGCGAAGCGCGCATGACTTCGACGCCCCCGCGGTCGCGATCATCAAGCACGCCAATCCGTGTGGGATCGCCGTGGGCGACGACATCGCCGAAGCTCATCGCAAGGCCCACGCGTGCGATCCCGTGAGCGCGTATGGCGGTGTGATCGCTGCCAATCGTGAGATCACCGTGGAGATGGCCGAACAGGTCGCCGAGATCTTCACCGAGGTCGTCATCGCTCCCGGCTTCGCCGACGGCGCGCTTTCGGTGTTGACCCGCAAGAAGAACATCCGGGTACTGACCGCACCGGCGCCGCAGCGCGCGGGCGTGGAGACCAAGCCGATCTCGGGCGGCCTTCTCATGCAGCAACGCGATGTCCTCGACGCCGACGGTGACGACCCGGCGAACTGGACCCTGGCCGCCGGTGCCCCGGCCGAGCCGGCGACGCTCGCCGATCTCGAATTCGCCTGGCGGGCCTGCCGGTCGGTGAAGTCGAATGCGATCCTGCTGGCCGACGGCGGCGCGTCGGTCGGCGTCGGCATGGGCCAGGTCAATCGGGTCGACTCCGCTCACCTCGCCATCAAGCGCGCCGGTGACCGGGCAACCGGCAGCGTGGCTGCCTCAGACGCCTTCTTCCCGTTCCCGGACGGCTTGCAGGTCCTCATCGCGGGCGGGGTCCGCGCGGTGGTCCAGCCCGGCGGATCCATCCGCGACAACGAGGTGATCGAGGCGGCATCGGAGGCCGGTGTCACGTTGTACCTCACGGGCGCACGACATTTCGCACACTGA
- a CDS encoding sulfite exporter TauE/SafE family protein, with protein sequence MSPVEFAFLILAGFGAGLIGYITGLASVVSYPALLAVGLSPIAANVTNTVSLVAVGIGSTSQSGRVLLDGDRRRLIGGAIASLVGGTIGAVILLLTPPGAFEAIVPFLVALAAVALLCQPVLRRWATSHQDRPWVWLISLVIISVYGGYFGAGAGIMVLALMLVLTSEPLWRAALSKSLFLGIANTIAAVGFMIFGPVDWWAALAMAIGCLIGGWCGPPVVKRLPAGPLRIAVAIGGLGLAVWLAVR encoded by the coding sequence GTGAGCCCGGTCGAATTCGCTTTCCTGATCCTGGCCGGATTCGGGGCCGGACTGATCGGTTACATCACCGGGCTGGCATCGGTGGTCAGCTACCCGGCCCTGCTCGCAGTGGGACTCAGCCCGATAGCGGCGAACGTCACGAACACCGTGTCATTGGTGGCCGTCGGCATCGGGAGTACATCCCAGTCCGGCCGGGTCCTCCTCGACGGTGACCGGCGTCGCCTGATCGGTGGCGCTATCGCATCGCTCGTCGGCGGCACGATCGGTGCGGTGATCCTCTTGCTCACCCCGCCGGGAGCTTTCGAGGCCATCGTGCCGTTTCTGGTCGCTCTCGCGGCGGTCGCGCTGTTGTGTCAGCCCGTTCTCCGGCGCTGGGCGACCAGCCACCAGGACCGGCCATGGGTGTGGTTGATCTCGCTGGTGATCATCTCGGTCTACGGAGGCTATTTCGGTGCCGGGGCGGGCATCATGGTGCTCGCCCTGATGCTCGTGCTCACCAGCGAGCCATTGTGGCGCGCGGCGCTGTCGAAGTCGTTGTTCCTGGGTATCGCGAACACCATCGCGGCCGTTGGATTCATGATCTTCGGACCGGTCGACTGGTGGGCGGCACTGGCGATGGCCATCGGCTGTCTGATCGGTGGCTGGTGTGGACCGCCGGTGGTGAAGCGACTGCCGGCCGGGCCGTTGCGGATCGCGGTCGCCATCGGCGGCTTGGGCCTCGCCGTCTGGCTCGCCGTCCGCTGA
- a CDS encoding TauD/TfdA dioxygenase family protein, with protein MTLSITPSSDTTDTLSAGVEFDIDEFGPSFGAEIRGVNIASASDDQIVALRHALIDYKVIVLRDQQIDDAEHIEFGRRLGDLTFGHPVWNSGDVPGEVYSLDSADDGFADVWHTDVTFMPRPPMGSILRPVVLPRNGGDTNWADAELAYESLSEPVRRLADSLTAVHDGNRAFGYYLKQRRGGRGNTWDGEEVTELVPVTHPVVRVHPETGRKSLFVNPGFTSHIDGVSDAESRGILDLLYAHITKPEHIVRHRWRLGDVVLWDNRNTLHYANRDYGDTRRVMHRITLRGDEPFGPA; from the coding sequence ATGACCCTGTCCATCACCCCGTCGTCCGACACCACTGACACCCTCTCCGCCGGGGTCGAGTTCGACATCGACGAGTTCGGCCCATCCTTCGGCGCGGAGATCCGCGGTGTGAACATCGCATCTGCCTCCGACGACCAGATCGTCGCCCTCCGCCACGCCCTGATCGATTACAAGGTGATCGTCCTGCGCGACCAGCAGATCGATGATGCCGAGCACATCGAGTTCGGCCGGCGGCTGGGGGACCTCACGTTCGGGCATCCGGTCTGGAACAGTGGCGACGTTCCCGGTGAGGTCTACTCACTCGACAGCGCCGACGACGGGTTCGCCGATGTCTGGCACACCGACGTCACGTTCATGCCGCGTCCTCCGATGGGTTCGATTCTTCGGCCAGTTGTGTTGCCGCGCAACGGCGGCGACACGAATTGGGCCGATGCGGAGCTGGCGTACGAGTCGCTGTCGGAGCCGGTGCGCCGACTGGCCGATTCGCTGACCGCGGTGCACGACGGCAACCGTGCGTTCGGCTACTACCTCAAGCAGCGTCGTGGTGGTCGCGGAAACACCTGGGACGGAGAGGAAGTCACCGAACTCGTGCCGGTCACTCATCCCGTGGTGCGGGTCCACCCGGAGACCGGTCGCAAGTCGCTGTTCGTCAATCCGGGCTTCACATCGCATATCGACGGGGTATCCGACGCGGAGAGCCGCGGCATACTGGATCTTCTCTACGCGCATATCACGAAGCCCGAGCACATCGTTCGGCATCGGTGGCGTCTGGGCGACGTCGTCCTCTGGGACAACCGCAACACCTTGCACTACGCGAATCGCGACTACGGCGACACCCGCCGCGTCATGCATCGGATCACGCTCCGGGGCGATGAGCCCTTCGGTCCCGCCTGA
- a CDS encoding ArsR/SmtB family transcription factor, with protein sequence MADELSKMFAALADPTRRDMVARLAVSDATVSQLADPYDVSIQAVSKHLKVLEEAGLVTRTREAQTRPVHLEAEVFDLMTKWIERYRRQAEERYQRLDALLAEMNDGPAAQRREDDRPRRKGKAS encoded by the coding sequence GTGGCCGACGAGCTGTCAAAGATGTTCGCCGCTCTCGCGGACCCGACACGGCGCGACATGGTCGCGCGGCTGGCGGTGTCCGACGCGACGGTCAGTCAGCTCGCCGACCCGTACGACGTCAGCATTCAGGCGGTGTCCAAGCACCTGAAGGTGCTCGAGGAGGCCGGTCTGGTGACCCGTACCCGGGAGGCGCAGACCCGCCCGGTCCATCTGGAAGCGGAGGTGTTCGACCTCATGACCAAGTGGATCGAGCGTTATCGCAGGCAGGCAGAAGAGCGCTATCAGCGTCTCGACGCCCTGCTCGCGGAGATGAACGACGGCCCCGCGGCACAACGTCGCGAGGACGACAGACCACGACGGAAAGGAAAGGCATCATGA
- a CDS encoding SRPBCC domain-containing protein, which translates to MSAVQTRYPEAAIEADKEVPIIRITRDFRGTPAQLMKAHTDPELFVRWVGPSSISNRIIDWDVRDGGSWRYVSERDGEQFGFRGCFHSVSDDKVVQTFTFEGMPDQVALETLWFEDLGDGTTRLHAQSLCDSFEARDGWLASGMEVGVNEGYDALENLLTSGEV; encoded by the coding sequence ATGAGCGCAGTACAGACCCGTTATCCGGAGGCCGCGATCGAAGCGGACAAGGAGGTCCCGATCATCCGGATCACCCGCGATTTCCGCGGTACTCCCGCCCAGCTGATGAAGGCGCACACCGATCCCGAACTGTTCGTCCGGTGGGTGGGGCCGAGTTCGATCAGCAACCGGATCATCGACTGGGACGTCCGCGACGGAGGCAGCTGGCGATACGTCTCCGAGCGCGACGGCGAGCAATTCGGCTTCCGTGGATGTTTCCACTCGGTCTCCGACGACAAGGTCGTGCAGACCTTCACCTTCGAGGGGATGCCGGACCAGGTGGCCCTCGAGACGCTGTGGTTCGAGGATCTCGGCGACGGCACCACACGTCTGCATGCCCAGTCTCTGTGCGACAGCTTCGAGGCGCGCGACGGGTGGCTCGCATCGGGCATGGAGGTCGGCGTCAACGAGGGATACGACGCACTCGAGAACCTGCTCACGTCGGGCGAGGTGTGA
- a CDS encoding TIGR03086 family protein: protein MADSIVGLSPAERHRVVAEDFAAQIAAVSDWDAATPVDGWVARDVVAHLVEWFPGFLAGGGVELPAGPPVADDPAAAWKAHAAAVQALLDGPSADDTFAHPMAGEHRLADAIDQFYTADVYMHTWDLATSAGHAPALDPAFAEYLRSGMVGIEEMLRASGQYGPAVPVADDADPVSRLVGFIGRDPGWSPPSPR, encoded by the coding sequence ATGGCCGACTCCATCGTCGGGCTCTCGCCTGCCGAGCGCCATCGCGTCGTCGCGGAAGACTTCGCCGCGCAGATCGCCGCCGTGTCGGACTGGGATGCGGCGACGCCGGTCGACGGATGGGTGGCACGTGACGTCGTCGCGCACCTCGTCGAGTGGTTTCCCGGATTCCTCGCCGGTGGCGGAGTGGAGTTGCCCGCCGGCCCGCCCGTCGCCGACGATCCGGCCGCCGCGTGGAAGGCACATGCCGCGGCCGTTCAGGCGCTGCTCGACGGCCCGTCCGCCGACGACACCTTCGCCCATCCGATGGCCGGTGAGCACCGGTTGGCCGACGCGATCGACCAGTTCTACACCGCCGACGTCTACATGCACACATGGGACCTCGCGACGTCGGCGGGCCACGCGCCGGCGCTGGACCCCGCGTTCGCCGAGTACCTGCGCTCGGGGATGGTCGGGATCGAGGAGATGTTGCGTGCATCGGGGCAGTACGGACCGGCCGTCCCGGTCGCCGACGACGCCGATCCGGTGTCGCGGCTCGTCGGATTCATCGGCCGCGATCCGGGGTGGTCCCCACCTTCGCCGAGGTGA
- a CDS encoding sigma 54-interacting transcriptional regulator has translation MDQVPEENFTTHTSQTTETHHPSPRTLGELRASGHIQRSVRDEIRNNLLSALREGRDPWPGIVGFEATVIPQLERALIAGHDVVMLGERGQGKTRILRTLVGLLDEWTPVITGSELGEHPFEPITPGSIRKAANLLDDLPIEWRHRSQRYAEKLATPDTSVADLVGDIDPMKVAEGRSLGDPETIHFGLIPRSHRGIVAINELPDLAERIQVSMLNVMEERDIQVRGYTLRLPLDVLVMASANPEDYTNRGRIITPLKDRFGAEIRTHYPLELDDEIAVIEQEADLTATVPTFITEILARFTRYARDHPSIDQRSGVSARFSIAGAETVAAAALHRATVTGEDVAVARVVDLESVIEVLRGKIEFESGEEGRELEILEHLMRKSVADTVRAHLGGIEMAPLVDALENGEPVVTGDRVTATDLLGSIPDPETTSAVLDDIAARLDAEVDGERASAIELALEGLFLARRIGKEADEAGQTIYG, from the coding sequence GTGGACCAGGTGCCAGAGGAGAACTTCACCACACATACCTCCCAGACCACCGAAACCCATCACCCGTCGCCCCGAACACTCGGTGAGCTGCGCGCGAGTGGCCACATCCAGCGCAGTGTGCGCGACGAGATCCGCAACAACCTGCTGAGTGCGTTGCGCGAGGGTCGCGATCCCTGGCCCGGCATCGTCGGGTTCGAGGCGACCGTGATCCCACAACTCGAGCGCGCTCTGATCGCCGGACACGATGTGGTGATGCTGGGCGAACGCGGTCAGGGCAAGACCCGCATCCTGCGAACACTGGTCGGTCTGCTCGACGAATGGACTCCGGTGATCACCGGTTCCGAACTCGGCGAGCACCCCTTTGAGCCGATCACCCCGGGATCCATCCGTAAGGCGGCCAATCTGCTCGACGATCTGCCGATCGAATGGCGTCATCGCAGCCAGCGTTATGCCGAGAAGCTCGCCACCCCCGACACGTCGGTCGCCGACCTGGTCGGCGACATCGATCCGATGAAGGTGGCCGAGGGGCGCAGCCTCGGTGATCCGGAGACCATCCACTTCGGTCTGATCCCACGGTCCCATCGCGGCATCGTCGCCATCAACGAACTCCCCGATCTCGCCGAGCGCATCCAGGTGTCGATGCTGAATGTCATGGAGGAACGTGACATCCAGGTCCGTGGTTACACGCTGCGCCTGCCGCTCGACGTCCTCGTGATGGCCAGCGCGAACCCGGAGGACTACACCAACCGCGGCCGCATCATCACGCCGCTCAAGGACCGTTTCGGCGCCGAGATCCGGACGCACTATCCGCTGGAACTCGACGACGAGATCGCGGTGATCGAGCAGGAGGCCGACCTCACTGCGACTGTGCCGACCTTCATCACCGAGATCCTCGCGCGGTTCACCCGTTATGCCCGTGACCATCCGTCGATCGATCAACGCTCCGGTGTCTCCGCGCGCTTCTCGATCGCAGGGGCGGAGACCGTGGCGGCTGCTGCACTCCATCGGGCGACGGTCACCGGGGAGGACGTGGCGGTGGCGCGGGTCGTCGATCTCGAGTCGGTGATCGAGGTGCTGCGGGGCAAGATCGAGTTCGAATCCGGTGAGGAGGGGCGCGAACTCGAGATCCTCGAACACCTGATGCGCAAATCGGTTGCCGACACCGTGCGCGCGCATCTCGGCGGCATCGAAATGGCTCCGCTGGTGGACGCATTGGAGAACGGTGAACCCGTCGTGACCGGTGATCGCGTCACCGCGACCGATCTGCTCGGATCGATCCCCGACCCGGAGACCACCTCCGCGGTCCTCGACGACATCGCCGCCCGCCTCGACGCTGAGGTCGACGGCGAACGCGCCAGCGCGATCGAGCTGGCGCTGGAGGGCCTCTTCCTCGCCCGGCGGATCGGCAAGGAAGCCGACGAGGCCGGGCAGACGATCTACGGCTGA
- a CDS encoding vWA domain-containing protein — protein MVHKSFHRSRYQRYVGGPDPLAPPVDLREALRDIGDDVMAGSSPQRALREFLRRGTPDMRGLDKLREQAERRRQELLKQRNLDGTFAEIRELLDRAVLEERKQLARDLDDDARFKEMQIGSLPPSTAQAVEELSEYDWRSPQAREDYEKIKDLLGRELLDQRFAGMKEALEGANEQDRQRVSEMLSDLNELLDAHNRGEDTTEQFDEFMNKHGDFFPENPRNTSELIDSLAQRAAAAQQFYNSLTPEQRAELDQLAQQAFGSPELMSQLSQMDSALREARPGLDWDNAQSFSGEQQMGLGQGAAALRDISELEALSEQLSQQYAGAQMDDLDLDALARQLGDEAAVDAQRLAELEKALSEEGFFDRTSDGQLRLSPKAMRQLGESIFRDIAEQLSGRGDRQTRRTGALGEPTGASREWEFGDTDPWDVTRTVSNAVLRTVSESDEPSLMSAEMARGGVRIDVRDVEVAETEARTQAAVVLLVDTSFSMEMEGRWTPMKRTAIALNHLISTRFRSDELHLIAFGRYARSIDIAELTGLQPRMEQGTNLHHALLLAQRHLRRFPNAQPVVLVVTDGEPTAHLDPSGEPFFFYPPHPQTIAVTVRELDHVSRLGAQVTFFRLGEDPGLAHFMDQIARRIGGRVVAPDVDGLGAAVVGDYLRSRRGHRR, from the coding sequence ATGGTGCACAAGAGTTTCCACCGATCACGGTATCAGCGTTACGTCGGTGGCCCGGATCCGCTGGCGCCGCCGGTCGACCTCCGGGAAGCGTTGCGGGACATCGGCGACGACGTCATGGCCGGCTCGTCGCCGCAGCGTGCCCTGCGGGAGTTCCTCCGTCGCGGCACGCCGGACATGCGAGGGCTGGACAAGCTCCGCGAGCAAGCCGAACGCCGTCGTCAGGAGTTGCTGAAGCAGCGGAATCTCGACGGCACCTTCGCCGAGATCCGTGAACTCCTCGACCGTGCGGTCCTCGAGGAGCGCAAGCAGCTCGCGCGCGATCTCGACGACGACGCGCGGTTCAAGGAGATGCAGATCGGCAGTCTTCCCCCGTCGACCGCGCAGGCCGTCGAAGAACTGTCGGAATACGATTGGCGCAGCCCGCAGGCACGGGAGGACTACGAGAAGATCAAGGATCTGCTCGGGCGGGAACTCCTCGACCAGCGTTTCGCTGGGATGAAGGAAGCCCTCGAAGGCGCGAATGAGCAGGATCGGCAACGTGTCTCGGAGATGCTCTCCGATCTCAACGAGTTGCTCGATGCGCACAATCGCGGTGAGGACACCACCGAGCAGTTCGACGAGTTCATGAACAAGCACGGGGACTTCTTCCCGGAGAATCCGCGTAACACATCCGAACTCATCGATTCGCTGGCGCAGCGTGCGGCCGCGGCCCAGCAGTTCTACAACTCGCTGACACCCGAACAACGCGCGGAACTGGATCAGCTGGCCCAGCAGGCTTTCGGATCGCCGGAGCTGATGAGCCAGCTGTCGCAGATGGATTCGGCACTGCGTGAAGCGCGGCCCGGTCTCGACTGGGACAACGCGCAGTCGTTCTCGGGCGAGCAGCAGATGGGCCTGGGGCAAGGGGCTGCCGCGTTACGCGACATCTCCGAGCTGGAGGCTCTCAGCGAGCAGCTGTCCCAGCAATACGCCGGCGCTCAGATGGACGACCTCGACCTCGATGCGCTGGCCCGCCAGCTCGGCGACGAGGCCGCGGTCGACGCGCAACGCCTCGCCGAACTGGAGAAGGCCTTGTCGGAGGAGGGATTCTTCGATCGCACCTCGGATGGACAATTGCGGCTGAGTCCGAAGGCCATGCGGCAGCTCGGAGAGTCGATCTTCCGCGACATCGCCGAGCAACTGTCGGGTCGCGGAGATCGCCAGACCCGCCGAACGGGTGCCCTCGGGGAGCCGACGGGGGCCTCGCGCGAATGGGAATTCGGCGACACCGACCCCTGGGACGTGACCCGTACGGTGTCGAACGCGGTGTTGCGCACCGTTTCCGAGAGTGACGAGCCGTCGCTGATGTCGGCGGAGATGGCCCGTGGGGGCGTGCGCATCGACGTCCGCGACGTGGAGGTCGCCGAGACCGAGGCCCGCACCCAGGCCGCCGTCGTGCTGCTGGTGGACACCTCGTTCTCGATGGAGATGGAGGGCCGGTGGACGCCCATGAAGCGCACTGCCATCGCGCTCAACCACCTGATCTCCACACGCTTCCGCAGCGACGAACTGCATCTCATCGCATTCGGCAGGTATGCCAGGTCCATCGACATCGCCGAGCTGACCGGGCTGCAGCCGCGAATGGAGCAGGGGACCAACCTGCATCACGCCCTGCTGCTCGCCCAGCGTCACCTCCGCCGGTTCCCGAATGCGCAACCGGTGGTCCTCGTCGTCACCGACGGCGAACCGACCGCGCATCTCGATCCCAGCGGCGAACCGTTCTTCTTCTATCCGCCACACCCGCAGACGATTGCGGTCACCGTCCGCGAACTCGACCACGTGTCGCGGCTCGGGGCGCAGGTGACGTTCTTCCGGCTCGGCGAGGACCCCGGGCTGGCCCACTTCATGGATCAGATCGCCCGCCGGATCGGTGGCCGTGTGGTCGCGCCGGACGTCGACGGACTCGGAGCCGCCGTCGTCGGGGACTACCTGCGATCGCGGCGCGGTCATCGACGATGA
- a CDS encoding DUF1707 SHOCT-like domain-containing protein: protein MTSPEDLPAPDDRRARLRAADTDRELVHQILSAAMAGGSLSPAEYEERAGKAVSARTFGELDELTDDLPVGQLGVPMPFVGEPSVSRVVPGSGRSPVAHRFALMSAAEIKGTVVVADSITATAIMGSVEIDLREAEFTAAVLTIRCTAIMGAVDITVPPDVAVEVNGWPIMGGFGGRASGPGMPGAPTVRVVGFALMGGVEVKRKDRKQRTPS, encoded by the coding sequence GTGACATCCCCCGAGGATCTACCGGCCCCCGACGACCGCCGAGCTCGTCTGCGGGCCGCCGACACCGATCGTGAACTCGTGCACCAGATCCTGTCCGCCGCGATGGCCGGCGGCAGTCTCTCACCTGCCGAGTACGAGGAGCGCGCGGGAAAAGCCGTCTCGGCGAGGACATTCGGTGAGCTCGACGAGCTCACCGACGATCTCCCGGTGGGTCAACTCGGGGTGCCGATGCCCTTCGTCGGTGAACCCTCCGTCAGTCGGGTCGTCCCGGGCTCGGGGCGCTCGCCGGTGGCACATCGGTTCGCGCTGATGTCGGCCGCGGAGATCAAGGGCACTGTCGTGGTGGCGGACTCCATCACGGCCACCGCGATCATGGGCTCCGTGGAGATCGACCTCAGGGAGGCCGAGTTCACCGCTGCGGTCCTCACCATCCGTTGTACCGCGATCATGGGGGCCGTCGACATCACCGTGCCACCCGATGTCGCCGTCGAGGTCAACGGCTGGCCGATCATGGGCGGGTTCGGTGGCCGTGCGTCAGGACCGGGCATGCCGGGTGCGCCGACTGTCCGGGTCGTCGGGTTCGCATTGATGGGCGGCGTCGAGGTCAAGCGCAAGGACCGCAAACAGCGGACACCGTCCTAG
- a CDS encoding AEC family transporter → MSGVVSGFTVIFIMVGIGYILGRTRVLGDSAHEVLSRLVFFVCTPALLFHSLITSDLSVIFSSTLVIAGGSALAIGVIYVVVARLWLRNEIPELAIGGLASSYVNSVNLGLPIAIFVLDDASFIAPLLLFQILVYSPMALITLDLTVTDPATGTAPRTSTVRDAVVAPLTNPIVVGGVAGLVISAVGWMPPAAVMEPMKMLGNASVPGALLAFGLSLTGVAVFKKGQSPRRAIALASVLKVVAMPALVYVVARWGFGETGHQLFAQVVIAALPTAQNVLVYATRYRRGQIMARDTALITTLASIPVIGVIAFLLA, encoded by the coding sequence GTGTCAGGAGTGGTCTCGGGCTTCACCGTCATCTTCATCATGGTGGGGATCGGCTACATCCTCGGGCGTACCCGGGTGCTCGGAGACAGCGCCCACGAGGTGTTGTCCCGGCTCGTCTTCTTCGTGTGCACACCAGCCCTGCTGTTTCACTCGCTGATCACGTCGGACCTGTCCGTCATCTTTTCGTCGACGCTGGTCATCGCGGGTGGCAGCGCACTCGCCATCGGCGTGATCTACGTGGTGGTCGCTCGGTTGTGGCTTCGCAATGAGATCCCCGAACTCGCGATCGGCGGCCTCGCGTCGTCGTACGTGAACAGCGTGAACCTCGGCCTTCCGATCGCCATCTTCGTCCTCGACGACGCGTCGTTCATCGCGCCTCTCCTGCTGTTCCAGATCCTGGTGTACTCGCCGATGGCTCTGATCACCCTCGACCTCACGGTCACCGATCCGGCCACCGGCACGGCACCACGCACGTCCACTGTCCGAGACGCCGTGGTCGCGCCCCTGACCAACCCGATCGTCGTCGGCGGGGTTGCCGGACTGGTAATCTCCGCGGTCGGGTGGATGCCGCCCGCCGCGGTCATGGAGCCGATGAAGATGTTGGGCAACGCGTCGGTGCCCGGCGCCCTTCTCGCGTTCGGATTGTCGTTGACCGGGGTCGCCGTCTTCAAGAAGGGCCAGAGCCCCCGCCGGGCGATCGCGCTGGCCTCGGTCCTCAAGGTGGTGGCGATGCCCGCGCTGGTCTACGTCGTCGCCCGGTGGGGATTCGGCGAGACGGGACATCAGTTGTTCGCCCAGGTGGTGATCGCCGCGCTGCCGACAGCCCAGAATGTGCTCGTCTACGCGACACGGTATCGACGTGGGCAGATCATGGCCCGCGACACCGCGTTGATCACCACGCTGGCGTCCATTCCCGTGATCGGGGTCATCGCCTTTCTGCTCGCGTGA
- a CDS encoding DUF4190 domain-containing protein, whose product MTNPTDGPQNPQDDHEAGDQTEPVTDRSPAADRAPQPESQATHPEGWQPYGTGPHDGAGSQYGAGSQYGPESGYGTPSGLADTTGYGTTPQYGSTQQYGSTQQYGSAQQYGASPQHGSAQYGSAPQHGSAPQYGSGPQYGTAPQYGAAPQYGTPQYGASPQYGAAPQYGAPYGAGYPGIRQTNGKAIAALICGIGSFLVCPGVFGVVAVILGNSARDEIEASAGTQDGEGMAKAGLILGWISIALVVIFLLIALIALIVGAFATSS is encoded by the coding sequence ATGACGAATCCGACCGACGGCCCCCAGAATCCACAGGACGATCACGAGGCCGGTGACCAGACCGAGCCGGTGACCGATCGGTCACCCGCCGCCGACCGGGCCCCACAGCCGGAGTCGCAGGCAACCCATCCCGAGGGCTGGCAGCCGTACGGAACCGGCCCTCACGACGGCGCTGGATCCCAGTACGGCGCGGGATCCCAGTACGGGCCGGAGTCCGGATACGGAACGCCGTCGGGGCTCGCTGACACGACTGGATACGGGACGACCCCGCAGTACGGTTCGACCCAGCAGTACGGTTCGACCCAGCAGTACGGTTCGGCACAGCAGTACGGGGCATCGCCGCAACATGGATCGGCGCAGTATGGCTCGGCACCGCAGCATGGATCGGCTCCGCAGTACGGCTCGGGCCCGCAATATGGGACGGCACCCCAATACGGGGCGGCACCCCAGTACGGCACACCGCAGTACGGGGCATCGCCGCAGTACGGCGCCGCACCCCAGTACGGCGCACCCTATGGCGCGGGCTACCCGGGGATCCGTCAGACCAACGGAAAGGCGATCGCGGCTCTGATCTGCGGTATCGGATCCTTCCTGGTCTGTCCCGGTGTGTTCGGTGTGGTGGCGGTGATCCTCGGCAACTCGGCCCGCGACGAGATCGAGGCCTCGGCGGGCACCCAGGACGGTGAGGGCATGGCCAAGGCCGGGCTCATCCTCGGCTGGATCTCCATCGCCCTGGTGGTGATCTTCCTGCTGATCGCGCTGATCGCGCTGATCGTCGGGGCGTTCGCCACGTCGTCCTAG